Proteins encoded within one genomic window of Pseudalkalibacillus sp. SCS-8:
- the rplE gene encoding 50S ribosomal protein L5 produces the protein MNRLQERYKEEIVPSLQEKFEYSSVMQVPKIEKIVINMGLGDAVSNAKALDVAVDELTQIAGQKPVVTKAKKSIAGFKLREGMPIGAKVTLRGERMYDFLDKLISVSLPRVRDFRGISKKSFDGRGNYTLGVKEQLIFPEIDYDKVNKVRGMDIVIVTTANSDEEARELLTQVGMPFQK, from the coding sequence ATGAATCGTCTACAAGAAAGATACAAAGAAGAAATCGTTCCTTCTCTCCAAGAGAAGTTCGAATATAGCTCAGTAATGCAAGTACCAAAAATCGAAAAGATCGTTATCAACATGGGATTAGGAGATGCTGTTTCCAACGCGAAAGCACTTGATGTTGCAGTTGATGAATTGACTCAGATCGCAGGTCAAAAGCCGGTTGTAACAAAAGCGAAGAAATCCATCGCTGGATTCAAGCTTCGTGAAGGAATGCCGATCGGTGCGAAGGTTACATTACGCGGTGAGCGTATGTATGATTTCCTTGACAAGCTAATCAGTGTTTCTCTTCCACGTGTGCGTGACTTCCGCGGTATTTCTAAGAAATCATTCGACGGTCGTGGAAACTACACACTTGGTGTGAAAGAACAGCTAATTTTCCCAGAGATCGATTATGATAAGGTCAACAAAGTGCGCGGTATGGATATCGTTATCGTAACTACTGCAAACTCAGACGAAGAGGCTCGTGAACTACTTACTCAAGTAGGTATGCCATTCCAAAAATAA
- the rpsH gene encoding 30S ribosomal protein S8, whose amino-acid sequence MVMTDPIADMLTRIRNANTVGHDKLEVPASKLKKEIAEILKNEGFVRDVEFIEDNKQGVIRIFLKYGPNNERVITGLKRISKPGLRVYAKAYEVPRVLGGLGIALVSTSRGIMTDKDARNQQVGGEVLAYVW is encoded by the coding sequence ATGGTCATGACAGATCCAATTGCAGATATGTTAACTCGCATTCGTAATGCGAACACTGTAGGTCACGATAAACTTGAGGTTCCTGCATCCAAGTTGAAAAAGGAGATCGCAGAAATCTTGAAGAACGAAGGTTTCGTACGTGACGTAGAGTTCATCGAAGATAACAAGCAAGGTGTTATTCGTATTTTCTTAAAATATGGTCCGAACAACGAACGTGTTATTACAGGCCTTAAGAGAATCAGTAAGCCTGGCTTGCGTGTCTATGCGAAAGCATACGAAGTACCACGTGTACTTGGTGGACTAGGAATTGCACTAGTTTCAACATCTAGAGGAATTATGACAGACAAAGATGCTCGCAACCAACAAGTGGGCGGAGAAGTCTTAGCATACGTTTGGTAA
- the rpsN gene encoding 30S ribosomal protein S14 yields the protein MAKKSMIAKQKRKQKFKVQEYTRCERCGRPHSVIRKFKLCRICFRELAYKGQIPGVKKASW from the coding sequence GTGGCGAAAAAATCAATGATCGCTAAACAAAAGCGTAAGCAGAAGTTCAAAGTACAAGAATACACACGTTGTGAACGCTGCGGACGTCCGCATTCCGTAATTCGTAAATTCAAGCTTTGCAGAATTTGTTTCCGCGAACTTGCATATAAAGGTCAAATCCCTGGCGTCAAAAAAGCTAGTTGGTAA